A window of the Candidatus Microthrix parvicella Bio17-1 genome harbors these coding sequences:
- a CDS encoding ABC transporter ATP-binding protein, translated as MSAGGAAAGDIAQGLAAEGLCAGYGDAKVLSDLSLQVAPGEMVAVLGRNGAGKTTALMAIAGLVPTDSGTVRVGGADLTRASPGARVGAGLVSVPDDRGLFPSLSVAEHFSLVGSSVDEAAETFPALAGLAGRRVGACSGGEQQQVAVGLGMVRRPKVLMVDELSMGLAPQVAAELLAGLRALADAGETAVVVVEQFVDAVLAVADRGLVLSEGRVTRDEPAAALLADRGALEAAYLG; from the coding sequence GTGAGCGCTGGAGGGGCCGCCGCCGGCGACATTGCGCAGGGCCTCGCAGCCGAGGGCCTGTGCGCCGGATACGGCGACGCGAAGGTTCTGAGCGACCTTTCCTTGCAGGTGGCGCCGGGCGAAATGGTGGCCGTGCTGGGACGAAACGGCGCCGGTAAGACCACGGCGCTGATGGCGATCGCCGGGCTGGTTCCCACCGATTCGGGCACTGTCAGGGTTGGTGGCGCCGACCTGACCAGGGCCTCCCCTGGTGCGCGGGTGGGGGCGGGCCTCGTGTCGGTGCCCGACGACCGGGGGTTGTTCCCCAGCCTGTCGGTCGCCGAGCACTTCTCGCTGGTTGGATCGTCGGTTGATGAGGCCGCCGAGACGTTTCCTGCGCTGGCCGGCTTGGCCGGTCGACGGGTGGGGGCGTGTTCCGGCGGCGAGCAGCAACAAGTGGCCGTTGGGTTGGGCATGGTGCGCCGTCCCAAGGTGCTGATGGTGGACGAACTCTCCATGGGGCTGGCGCCGCAAGTGGCCGCCGAGTTGCTCGCGGGTCTTCGGGCGCTGGCCGATGCCGGCGAGACGGCGGTGGTTGTGGTCGAGCAGTTTGTCGATGCGGTGTTGGCGGTGGCCGACCGGGGTTTGGTGCTGAGCGAGGGTCGGGTCACGCGCGACGAACCGGCGGCGGCGTTGTTGGCTGATCGAGGTGCGCTGGAGGCCGCCTACCTGGGCTGA
- a CDS encoding sensor histidine kinase yields MTPIGDQGHTERLPELEASLLRGLSLARLAVFAWMVVVVVVARNGIASPAVAWGGLAVIGAWSGWEFARVRSPLSERTAGMITAMEAVLAAALLVADPWVWESSVGQRFASAWPLMPVLGAAIIWGRRGGLICALALGAVNAVALAGRAVVGELAQLSAAGGQSLSIASTVALWLVAGIAAGAVVERLRSAERRVAQAEAREEIARELHDGVLQTLAVVQRRSTDEELSQLARDQELDLRSWLFGDHAAHEADLTLGAALRQAAHRAERTHRLRVQVVGVGLDDLATPVSSDPVPPEIIAALAGAAGEAMTNAAKHGDATTVTMYVEVGDEEVFVSIKDNGAGFDVAAAIPGIGMTQSITGRLSAVGGSAEWRSNPGHGAEVTLTVPSS; encoded by the coding sequence GTGACCCCGATCGGCGACCAAGGGCACACCGAACGTCTGCCCGAGTTGGAGGCATCGCTGTTGCGCGGCCTTTCCTTGGCGCGACTGGCCGTATTCGCATGGATGGTTGTGGTCGTGGTGGTTGCTCGCAACGGCATCGCCAGCCCGGCGGTGGCATGGGGCGGCCTGGCCGTGATCGGGGCGTGGTCGGGCTGGGAGTTCGCCCGGGTTCGGTCCCCGCTCTCCGAACGAACCGCCGGGATGATCACCGCCATGGAGGCCGTGCTGGCCGCCGCCCTGCTGGTGGCCGACCCATGGGTTTGGGAGTCGTCGGTCGGCCAGCGATTCGCATCGGCCTGGCCGTTGATGCCGGTACTGGGCGCCGCCATCATCTGGGGACGTCGTGGTGGCCTGATCTGCGCGCTGGCGCTGGGGGCGGTCAATGCGGTGGCGCTAGCGGGTCGAGCCGTGGTGGGAGAGCTTGCGCAGTTGTCCGCCGCCGGCGGCCAGTCGCTGTCGATCGCCTCCACGGTGGCGTTGTGGTTGGTGGCGGGCATCGCAGCCGGCGCCGTGGTGGAGCGCCTGAGAAGTGCCGAGCGACGGGTCGCTCAGGCCGAGGCTCGGGAGGAGATCGCCCGGGAACTACACGACGGCGTGCTGCAAACCTTGGCGGTGGTGCAGCGACGCAGCACCGATGAGGAACTGTCGCAACTGGCACGAGACCAGGAGCTCGACCTGCGGTCATGGCTCTTTGGCGACCACGCCGCCCACGAGGCCGACCTCACCCTGGGCGCCGCCCTTCGCCAGGCAGCACACCGGGCCGAACGCACGCACCGGCTGCGGGTACAGGTGGTGGGTGTGGGCCTCGACGACCTGGCGACACCGGTGAGCAGCGACCCCGTGCCCCCGGAGATCATCGCTGCGCTGGCGGGGGCGGCGGGCGAGGCGATGACCAACGCCGCCAAGCACGGCGACGCCACCACCGTGACGATGTACGTGGAGGTGGGCGACGAGGAGGTGTTCGTCTCGATCAAGGACAACGGGGCTGGATTCGATGTGGCCGCCGCCATTCCAGGCATCGGCATGACGCAGTCGATCACCGGGCGCCTCAGTGCCGTCGGCGGAAGCGCCGAGTGGCGGAGCAACCCGGGGCACGGCGCTGAGGTCACCCTCACCGTCCCCAGCTCGTAA
- a CDS encoding pseudouridine-5'-phosphate glycosidase, with product MAPGLFSVRLSEEVSTALADHRPVVALESTIFSRLGLPSPHNEEALDRCLNAVRSGGAVPAITAVIDGVARVGLGPDEHDRILGADAKTSSRDLGVAVGAAWPVGVTTVAASLRLASLAGITVFATGGIGGVHRGAANSGDVSADLGALATEPVVCVSAGAKAFLDLGGTLERLDTLGVPVLGWQTEAFPAFYSRDSGHRVPHRVDDAGALADIVTATWALGHRGGVLVANPIPADAEIPYEEIRPHIDEALASARVLGVTGPGVTPWVLEAITEATAGRSIPANLALAEHNATLAAELAAELAGASGAEHG from the coding sequence ATGGCCCCAGGTTTGTTCTCGGTACGGCTCAGCGAGGAGGTGTCAACCGCGCTGGCCGATCATCGGCCGGTGGTGGCGCTGGAATCCACCATCTTCTCTCGGCTGGGCCTGCCCTCGCCTCACAACGAGGAGGCGTTGGACAGATGTCTCAATGCTGTGCGGTCAGGCGGGGCAGTGCCCGCCATCACGGCGGTGATCGATGGAGTCGCAAGGGTTGGCCTGGGACCGGACGAACATGACCGCATCCTCGGCGCCGACGCCAAAACCTCCAGCCGAGACCTGGGCGTGGCGGTCGGAGCCGCCTGGCCCGTGGGGGTCACCACCGTGGCGGCCTCGCTGCGGCTGGCGTCCCTGGCCGGAATCACCGTTTTTGCAACCGGGGGAATCGGCGGCGTACACCGAGGGGCGGCCAACAGCGGCGACGTGTCGGCCGACCTGGGGGCACTGGCCACCGAGCCGGTGGTGTGTGTCTCTGCCGGTGCCAAGGCATTTCTCGACCTGGGGGGCACCCTCGAACGTCTCGACACCTTGGGAGTGCCGGTGCTGGGCTGGCAAACCGAGGCATTTCCGGCCTTCTATTCACGCGACTCAGGACATCGGGTGCCCCACAGGGTGGACGATGCGGGCGCACTGGCGGACATCGTGACCGCCACCTGGGCGCTCGGCCACAGGGGCGGGGTGCTGGTGGCCAACCCGATACCCGCCGATGCAGAGATCCCCTACGAGGAGATCCGCCCACACATCGACGAGGCGCTCGCCTCGGCGAGGGTGCTGGGGGTTACCGGCCCGGGCGTGACCCCCTGGGTGCTGGAGGCCATCACCGAGGCCACCGCCGGGCGCTCCATCCCGGCCAACCTGGCCCTGGCCGAGCACAACGCCACTCTGGCCGCCGAGCTGGCAGCCGAGTTGGCCGGCGCGTCGGGCGCTGAGCACGGGTGA